Proteins encoded by one window of Salvia splendens isolate huo1 chromosome 7, SspV2, whole genome shotgun sequence:
- the LOC121811455 gene encoding uncharacterized protein LOC121811455, translated as MASSIRPATRYKSNSLNSSTKSDPSSSAEYSFSSSRGTTNSRALVAKKADANHLNFSSMVKKLVETKKVKNPAFVIASDLLAEDLKKGGKKSAGLSGLHKKLFKGSAKKGDESSKKALTEVKSNTRTLAMVLRSERELLSLNKEQEEQIAEFKILLEEKNREVEKLKDLCLKQREEIKSLKSAVLFPDVMNLQVQNILEKQGSELKQAKQLIPNLQRQVTSLTGQLQSLAEDLAEVKADKYSGRGFNDSPFNSPRTPSYDQEVASNFLFNQEYSSRDYTTPDCPDDMFLKDLNPCLTPCYSRTKSKEFSIYGSPTDGGSSPEIVYNTRGTKFSRSSECSQSSKVRKGLVKGAASCSGDTRCTHGNQMHHRLF; from the exons ATGGCTTCTTCAATCAGGCCTGCAACTCGCTACAAGTCCAACAGCCTTAACAGCTCCACCAAATCCGacccctcctcctccgccgAATACTCCTTTTCCTCTTCGCGTGGCACCACCAATTCACGCGCCCTCGTTGCCAAGAAAGCCGATGCCAACCACCTCAATTTCAGCTCCATGGTCAAGAAATTGGTGGAGACTAAGAAGGTCAAAAATCCGGCATTTGTGATTGCCTCTGATCTTTTAGCGGAGGATTTGAAGAAAGGAGGCAAGAAGAGCGCTGGATTGAGTGGACTTCACAAGAAGCTGTTTAAGGGGTCGGCCAAGAAGGGAGATGAGAGCTCGAAGAAGGCTCTCACGGAGGTTAAGAGTAATACGAGGACGCTGGCGATGGTGTTGAGGAGTGAGCGGGAGCTCTTGAGTTTGAATAAGGAGCAGGAGGAGCAGATTGCTGAATTCAAGATTCTGCTTGAGGAGAAAAACAGAGAG GTTGAAAAATTGAAAGACTTGTGCTTGAAGCAAAGGGAAGAGATAAAGTCTCTTAAAAGTGCTGTTCTCTTCCCAGATGTTATGAATTTGCAAGTTCAGAACATTTTGGAGAAGCAGGGATCAGAGCTAAAACAGGCTAAGCAACTCATACCAAATCTTCAAAGACAGGTTACTTCTCTTACCGGACAGCTGCAATCTCTTGCTGAAGATCTTGCAGAG GTGAAGGCAGACAAATATTCTGGAAGAGGATTCAATGACAGCCCTTTCAACTCCCCAAGGACTCCATCATATGATCAAGAAGTTGCATCAAATTTTCTG TTCAACCAAGAATATAGCTCCAGGGATTACACGACACCAGATTGCCCAGATGACATGTTTCTGAAAGATTTGAATCCCTGCCTCACACCTTGTTATTCCAGGACAAAATCTAAG GAATTTAGTATATATGGTTCTCCCACTGATGGTGGATCATCTCCTGAGATTGTTTATAACACACGTGGGACAAAGTTTTCGAGAAGTTCTGAGTGTTCCCAATCATCCAAGGTGCGCAAGGGTTTGGTCAAGGGAGCTGCTAGCTGTTCCGGTGACACCCGATGCACACATGGAAACCAAATGCATCACAGACTATTCTGA